The candidate division TA06 bacterium genomic interval AAGAGTACGCGCAAACTAATAGTGAAAACGTTTCCGGCCGGGCGGTTGATTCCCTATACCAAAACCTTTGCCAGGGGATGTGTTTCCGGGATGCATTCCTGGCCATGCAGATCAGATTCCCGGCTTTGGTCGAAGAAATTTTAGTGACGGCAATAGAACAAAGTATTTTGGATTACGCCTTGGCCGAGATGGACAAAATATTCAAAACATCGGATTCTGATTCTGAAAGACTAACTGCCTTGCATTGTTTAAGAGACAAATACAACAGCAGTTCAAAGACCGAAACAATCTGTCATGGTTGTTTGATCCGAGAATTTGAAAATATATTGAAGCGGGTAGAGACCGAAAACGCTTGCGAGATAATTTTTGAACAAGACGGCGAAAAATATTTCAAACAGACCTACATCGGCCCCAAAGTCGTAAAATATACGGAACCCTGCCATTCCAAAACTTATAAAACCTTGTTGGCCCATCTAAAAGAGATATCCGGCCAATCAAAACCCATTGATCTGAACGGCAAAAAATATACTGCTAAAAAAATTGAAGAAAATAAATTCAAATTAGTGAGAGAACAAGCTTGTCTATCTATGACCTTTAAGTAACACTTAACTATTTCCCAGAAAATCATGTCTCAAATACCAGAAATAACAACTTCCCGTCTAATCCTGCGCCCCTTCACTTTAAGCGACGCCCCCGAAGTCCAAAAACTGGCCGGCCGTTTGGAGATCGCAGACACCACGATGAACCTGCCCCACCCCTACCCCGACGGGGCGGCCGAATCCTGGATCGGCACCCACCAAAAGACCTGGGAGCTGGGCTCGGGACTGACCCTGGCCATAACCCTGAAGGATTCGGGGCAGGTGATCGGGGCCATCGGCCTGACCATCAACAAGGACCACAACCGGGCCGAGATGGGATACTGGGTCGCCGTGCCCCATTGGGGAAAGGGATACTGCACCGAGGCCGCCCGGGCCCTGCTTGATTACGGGTTTTCCGGACTGAAGCTCAACAAAATATACGCCACTCACCTGGTCCGCAACCCGGCCTCGGGAAAAGTGATGCAGAATATCGGAATGAAATACGAAGGCTGCCTGCGTCAGCACGTGAAAAAGTGGGACAAGTTCGAAGACCTGGCCTATTACGGTGTCCTGAAGAGCGAGTACAAAATTTGACAGGAGTGCCTTCGCTGAAGCTATGGCACTTGAAGAAGGCAAATAGGAAGCGTAAGCGAATTTACATGATTTATCTTACACTTTGGATTATCCTGTCCATCCTGTTAATCCTGTCTAAAGAGAGATCCTAATGCCAAAAAACAAATACGGCCTGACCCTTTTGGGCCGCAAGGTGATTAAGCCCTCGGGAAAGTTGGAAGCCTTTCCCAACCAGAACCGCGGACGCGATTACCGGGTGACCCTGGAGACCGAGGAGTTCACCTCCCTCTGCCCCATCACCGGGCAGCCGGACTTCGGCGCCATCACCATCAGCTATGTGCCCGACCGGCTGGTGGTGGAATCCAAGTCCCTGAAACTGTATTTGTGGAGTTACCGCAATAAGGGCGTGTTCCACGAGGCGGTGGTCAATAAGATCCTCGACGACCTGGTAAAGGCCGTCAAGCCCCGCCAGATGCAGGTGACGGGCAATTTCAAAGTTCGGGGCGGCATCGCCATAACGGTGATGGCCGAATACCCAGACAAAAACAATTAACAATACAATTTATCAATGATCGGATGAATTGTTCATCGTTCACTGACAATTGCTCATTGAAGAAAGAGATTATGCCATTACGAAAATTTTTAAGCCTTTTCAAACGCAAGAAAAAGACTCCGGCCCAACTGGTTCAACACCATGGTCCGGCTCAGGCCAGACACCAGGCTGAGACCCACAGGAAACCGGCTGCCGTGCCTGCGGCTCATGCCTCCGGCAGAACCCAGACACATCAAGCTCCTCACCCGGCTCGGCCTCACGGCCCGTCAGCTCAGGGACAGAGATCCCAGCCGCATCATACGGCCAGACCTCCCCAGCCCCAGCGGCATCCGGTCAAACCCGGCGCAAACCAACCCCAACCGGGACGACAGCATCCTCAACATCAGGGAACAACACCTCGACATGGACTTCGACAGGGCCAATCCGGCGGCTCGGTGCAGGCGCCGGCGGCCCATCATCCGGCGGGGCCGGTTCACCATGCGCCGGTTCGCCCGCATCAGGTTCCCCATGCTCCCGCCCCGGTCACGCGGATGCCGCACGTCCCCCACGTTCCGGTCTCTCTTCCCCGAGCGCCGAAGCCGGTATCGACTGGACCTACCCTGCGTTTCGACCAGCTGGGACTGAAACCAAATCTGTTGGAAGCTTTGATTACCGAGGGCTACACCGAGCCCACTCCCATTCAGCAGCAGGCC includes:
- a CDS encoding GNAT family N-acetyltransferase, with product MSQIPEITTSRLILRPFTLSDAPEVQKLAGRLEIADTTMNLPHPYPDGAAESWIGTHQKTWELGSGLTLAITLKDSGQVIGAIGLTINKDHNRAEMGYWVAVPHWGKGYCTEAARALLDYGFSGLKLNKIYATHLVRNPASGKVMQNIGMKYEGCLRQHVKKWDKFEDLAYYGVLKSEYKI
- the queF gene encoding NADPH-dependent 7-cyano-7-deazaguanine reductase QueF; translation: MPKNKYGLTLLGRKVIKPSGKLEAFPNQNRGRDYRVTLETEEFTSLCPITGQPDFGAITISYVPDRLVVESKSLKLYLWSYRNKGVFHEAVVNKILDDLVKAVKPRQMQVTGNFKVRGGIAITVMAEYPDKNN